The following are from one region of the Stanieria sp. NIES-3757 genome:
- a CDS encoding hypothetical protein (hypothetical protein ACCM5_32829), translating into MFRDFISNLAIDNADQISLRYGEITASLNKKFRATESKTANSLQVGSYGRWTAIKGISDLDMLYIMPKSKWDDYKAGKQFKLLTDTKDAIKARYPKTTVYVDRLVVRVLYTNFHVEVQPVFEQDDGSFKYPDTYNGGSWKITKPCEEISAMSEFDTQKNKNLRRLCKMARAWKNKHGVSMGGLLIDTLAYNFLKSTTEYDNKSYLYYDWMSRDFFQYLKDLSTQDYYAALGSCQRVRVKKKFQKKAKKAYELCLKAIEAEGKNSVYDKWKKVYGRPFPEKPETVQDAKDSIAIFAERSWDNTEQFIEDLYPIDIRYNLEIDCDVLQNGFREHSLFYFLQKKLRLQPNKKLIFKVAKYDFPDNSDVYWKVLNRGEVARKRNCIRGQIVRDSGFKSTVEHTNFRGEHIVECYAVQNGVVIAKDRIDVPIE; encoded by the coding sequence ATGTTCCGTGACTTTATCTCCAATTTAGCAATAGATAATGCCGATCAAATTAGTCTTAGATATGGAGAAATTACAGCTTCGTTAAATAAAAAATTTAGAGCTACAGAATCAAAAACAGCAAATAGCTTACAAGTTGGCTCATACGGACGTTGGACGGCTATTAAAGGTATTTCTGATTTGGATATGCTTTATATCATGCCCAAAAGTAAATGGGACGATTATAAAGCTGGAAAACAATTCAAGCTTTTAACTGATACCAAAGATGCTATTAAAGCTCGATATCCTAAGACAACTGTATATGTTGATCGTCTTGTTGTAAGAGTTCTTTACACAAATTTCCATGTTGAGGTTCAGCCAGTTTTTGAACAAGATGATGGAAGCTTTAAATATCCTGATACTTACAACGGTGGTAGTTGGAAAATAACCAAGCCTTGTGAAGAGATAAGTGCAATGTCGGAATTTGATACCCAGAAAAACAAGAATCTCCGACGGCTTTGCAAGATGGCTAGAGCATGGAAAAACAAACATGGTGTTAGTATGGGTGGGTTGTTGATTGACACATTAGCTTATAACTTTCTTAAGTCCACTACTGAATATGATAATAAAAGCTATCTTTATTACGATTGGATGAGCAGAGATTTCTTTCAATATTTAAAAGATCTATCAACACAAGATTACTATGCAGCTTTAGGTAGTTGTCAAAGAGTCAGAGTTAAAAAGAAATTTCAAAAAAAAGCCAAAAAAGCTTATGAGCTTTGCCTAAAAGCTATTGAAGCCGAAGGTAAAAACAGTGTTTACGACAAATGGAAGAAGGTTTATGGTAGACCATTCCCAGAAAAACCAGAGACTGTTCAAGATGCTAAAGATTCTATAGCTATTTTTGCAGAGCGATCTTGGGATAACACTGAACAGTTTATTGAAGATTTATACCCAATTGATATTCGATACAATTTAGAAATTGATTGTGATGTATTACAAAATGGATTTAGAGAACATTCTTTGTTTTATTTTCTTCAAAAAAAATTACGCCTTCAGCCGAATAAGAAATTAATATTTAAAGTTGCAAAGTACGATTTTCCAGATAACAGTGACGTTTACTGGAAAGTTTTAAATCGAGGTGAGGTAGCAAGAAAAAGAAATTGTATTCGTGGTCAAATTGTTCGGGATTCAGGTTTTAAAAGTACAGTAGAGCATACAAATTTTAGAGGAGAGCATATTGTTGAATGTTATGCGGTTCAAAATGGTGTTGTAATTGCTAAAGACAGAATAGACGTGCCGATTGAATAA
- a CDS encoding regulatory protein, with protein METLTETEFDLQWLESLKSNQVEYNVRGFDRVRKSISKWSKDSCQTCQLASGIEVNLDDETIYRNHGVENEHDDLRMLVSKFYLSGNQGVISPGIENVDAEYSENQGYNYLFYLPDITEKEQFFTGTPLQKVRINLDLAFLRTFVRGLEDIPKLLQPLIKSDRAPRFHCPVGKITPMMRTVIQQMWHHPYQGAIARMYLEGKVLELLALQFDQLLKTEQIQPLPQKLRSRDIECLYQAQTILKQQYLNPPSVITLAQQVGLDRIKLQQGFRQVFQTTPFGYLQNYRLDLARILLENEELTVTTVANRVGYSNVSYFSRTFKRRFGVTPGQCRSGQNILKD; from the coding sequence ATGGAAACTTTAACCGAAACCGAATTTGATTTGCAGTGGTTAGAAAGCCTGAAATCTAACCAAGTAGAATACAATGTACGGGGATTCGATCGAGTTAGAAAGAGTATAAGCAAGTGGTCTAAAGATAGTTGCCAAACCTGTCAGCTTGCTTCTGGAATTGAAGTAAATTTGGATGATGAAACGATATATCGCAATCACGGTGTTGAAAACGAACATGATGACTTGCGGATGCTAGTCTCGAAGTTTTATTTATCAGGAAATCAAGGTGTAATTTCTCCTGGAATTGAGAACGTTGACGCTGAATACAGTGAAAATCAGGGATACAATTATTTGTTTTATTTACCTGATATTACAGAAAAGGAACAATTTTTTACAGGGACTCCCTTGCAAAAAGTGAGAATCAATCTAGATTTAGCTTTTCTCAGAACTTTTGTCAGAGGACTAGAAGATATTCCCAAATTACTACAACCTTTAATTAAAAGCGATCGCGCACCTCGGTTTCATTGTCCTGTCGGGAAAATCACCCCCATGATGCGTACGGTAATTCAACAGATGTGGCATCATCCCTATCAAGGCGCGATCGCTCGAATGTATTTAGAGGGAAAAGTTTTAGAATTACTAGCATTGCAGTTTGATCAACTCCTCAAAACCGAGCAAATTCAACCTCTCCCCCAAAAATTACGCTCCAGAGACATTGAGTGTTTGTATCAAGCACAGACAATTTTAAAACAACAGTATCTCAATCCCCCTTCTGTCATTACCCTAGCGCAGCAAGTAGGATTAGACCGCATCAAACTACAACAGGGTTTTCGGCAAGTATTTCAAACTACTCCCTTTGGCTATCTTCAGAATTACCGTTTAGATTTAGCGCGAATTCTCTTGGAGAATGAGGAATTAACTGTAACTACCGTAGCAAATCGGGTTGGTTACTCCAATGTAAGCTATTTTTCCCGTACCTTTAAACGTCGATTTGGTGTTACTCCTGGACAATGTCGTTCTGGACAAAATATCTTGAAGGACTAA
- a CDS encoding major facilitator family transporter yields the protein MRQFILIWFGQLVSTIGSYMTDFALTLWAWQMTGSATALALIGFFSQLPRIFIALFAGIIVDRVNRKYLMMLGDAIAACATVMILILHLTGQLAIWHLYVAASINGGFGQIQQLAYSTSITTLVSPQNYTRANSMNSAVHYGSNIIAPALAGVLYPIIGLEGILPIDLVTFIIAINTLLWIRIPQPQETDQQLTQARSEEEKLGRLKLWWQEITFGIRYIWQRSSLRTLLIITTLFWFAHDLGATIDDTMILARSNSNSQVLSAILSIAGIGGVTGAVVLTAWGGTKRRIDGMLAGFMGAGIAKTVFGWGQSLNVWLPAQFFSSINFPLLGSSETALWMEIIPPNLQGRVFAANSLVLELVSASATLIAGFLSDRFLEPAMQSQSLLNSLFAPIFGTGRGAGMALLYVFTAIAMFLVGVIGYRLPQLRRLTKQ from the coding sequence GTGCGACAATTTATCCTGATTTGGTTCGGTCAATTAGTTTCTACTATTGGCAGTTATATGACCGATTTTGCCTTGACTCTCTGGGCTTGGCAAATGACAGGTTCGGCAACAGCTCTTGCTTTGATCGGATTTTTTTCTCAACTGCCTCGCATTTTTATTGCTTTATTTGCTGGTATTATTGTCGATCGCGTTAACCGTAAGTACTTAATGATGTTAGGAGACGCGATCGCAGCTTGTGCTACTGTGATGATCTTAATTCTCCATCTCACTGGACAGTTGGCTATCTGGCATCTGTATGTAGCTGCATCAATTAATGGTGGTTTTGGTCAAATTCAACAACTAGCCTATTCCACATCAATTACTACTTTAGTATCGCCTCAGAATTATACCCGTGCTAACAGTATGAATTCTGCTGTTCACTACGGCTCAAATATTATTGCTCCTGCTTTAGCTGGCGTGTTGTATCCGATCATTGGTTTAGAGGGTATTTTACCGATTGATTTGGTAACTTTTATCATTGCGATCAACACTTTACTTTGGATACGGATTCCCCAACCACAAGAAACAGATCAACAACTAACCCAAGCAAGAAGTGAAGAAGAAAAATTAGGTAGACTAAAACTTTGGTGGCAAGAAATAACTTTTGGCATTCGTTATATTTGGCAGCGTTCCAGCTTACGTACTTTACTAATTATCACTACTTTATTTTGGTTTGCTCATGATTTGGGTGCTACCATAGACGATACAATGATTCTAGCTCGCTCAAACAGTAATTCTCAGGTTCTCAGTGCGATTCTTTCTATTGCAGGTATTGGCGGAGTTACTGGTGCAGTAGTTCTAACTGCTTGGGGTGGAACAAAACGAAGAATAGATGGTATGCTTGCTGGGTTTATGGGGGCAGGCATTGCCAAAACAGTATTTGGTTGGGGTCAAAGTTTAAATGTTTGGTTACCCGCTCAATTTTTTTCTTCAATTAATTTTCCCCTCTTGGGTAGTTCGGAAACTGCCTTGTGGATGGAAATTATTCCTCCCAACCTCCAGGGAAGAGTTTTTGCTGCTAATTCCTTAGTTTTAGAATTAGTTAGTGCGAGTGCAACACTAATAGCAGGATTTTTAAGCGATCGCTTTCTTGAACCAGCTATGCAATCACAAAGTCTTTTAAACTCTTTGTTTGCTCCTATTTTTGGTACTGGTAGAGGTGCAGGAATGGCATTGTTGTATGTTTTTACTGCGATCGCTATGTTTTTGGTTGGTGTAATTGGCTATAGACTACCTCAATTGCGCCGACTGACAAAGCAATAA
- a CDS encoding hypothetical protein (conserved hypothetical protein), translating to MLSVPHQSKKHYKNSPINVLASLIEQLSYCQNIKVKLAQERNSLKKMDINQLFILVVIFLIVSIISVITGSTSLITVPVMLQFGIEPRTALATNMFALTLMSVGGTIPFIGKGIIDRRRLPLLVLLTIIGSILGALLVLIVPSKSMPLIISISMIMITLFSIINRNAGIAPTKILPSKMAELIGYIVTFLLGIYGGFFSGGYVTLLTAVYVIFFAMTFVQAIAITKFINIFSSFIATIIFIKYGIVNYQLGIILGFVMFIGGIIGGNLSLNLSNVWLKRIYLTTVILLAFVTLRKSFPF from the coding sequence GTGTTGAGTGTACCTCATCAATCCAAGAAACACTATAAAAACTCACCAATAAATGTACTAGCTTCTCTAATTGAGCAGCTTTCTTATTGTCAAAATATCAAAGTAAAATTAGCTCAAGAAAGAAACAGCCTAAAAAAAATGGATATTAATCAACTATTTATACTAGTTGTGATTTTTCTAATTGTAAGTATTATTAGCGTAATCACAGGTAGCACATCATTAATAACTGTACCTGTAATGCTTCAGTTTGGAATTGAACCACGTACTGCTTTAGCTACTAATATGTTTGCATTAACTTTAATGAGTGTTGGTGGCACTATTCCTTTTATTGGTAAAGGAATAATTGACCGACGACGATTACCATTATTGGTTTTGCTAACAATAATAGGCTCGATTTTAGGTGCATTACTAGTTTTAATTGTGCCATCAAAATCAATGCCATTAATCATTTCTATTTCAATGATTATGATAACATTATTTTCTATTATTAACCGCAATGCTGGAATTGCTCCAACAAAAATTCTGCCTTCAAAAATGGCAGAATTGATTGGATATATTGTAACTTTCTTACTAGGTATCTATGGTGGTTTTTTTAGTGGTGGTTATGTAACTTTGCTAACAGCAGTTTACGTAATCTTTTTTGCTATGACTTTCGTTCAAGCTATAGCAATTACCAAGTTTATTAACATTTTTTCCTCTTTTATTGCCACTATTATTTTTATTAAATATGGAATTGTTAATTATCAATTAGGCATTATTCTTGGTTTTGTCATGTTTATAGGTGGAATCATTGGAGGTAATTTAAGTTTAAACTTAAGTAATGTTTGGTTAAAAAGGATTTATTTAACTACTGTCATTCTTCTCGCATTTGTAACTTTACGAAAATCTTTTCCTTTTTAA
- a CDS encoding ferrichrome iron receptor encodes MDTATTSAINTDLLPMPYLVADLVSKKNYLGLFIEHETSLSDRLSINFEGTLDIAIADTTDLPEIPLVEPVENHNFYPEIGLDYQLSDRIWLFASFDYAAEPMTGTDAKNELLQSEIYRGIELGIETELSNNWLATVSFTRESQNHITTIDPNNSDFDLQIDRQISQSWTGELRGEITPNWWLYGFYTYTDAQVIADRNIPIGNLVAGVAPHRGGFWTSYQISEGTWRGLGFGGGIVIQSDRPGDAQNSFYFPSCLQTDLAIFYTQNNFKAAISLQNIFDAGVEDEEITPQTIIGTALWEF; translated from the coding sequence TTGGATACTGCTACAACTTCAGCTATTAATACTGATTTACTACCTATGCCTTATTTAGTTGCTGATTTGGTTAGTAAAAAGAACTATTTAGGATTATTTATTGAACATGAAACCTCTTTAAGCGATCGCTTGTCAATTAATTTTGAAGGGACTTTAGATATAGCGATCGCGGATACTACAGATCTTCCTGAAATACCTTTAGTTGAACCAGTTGAAAACCATAATTTTTATCCTGAGATTGGACTTGATTATCAGTTAAGCGATCGCATTTGGCTGTTTGCTAGTTTTGACTATGCTGCCGAACCGATGACAGGAACGGATGCGAAAAATGAACTATTACAGTCTGAAATATATCGAGGGATTGAATTAGGAATTGAAACTGAACTTAGTAATAACTGGTTGGCAACGGTTTCTTTTACTCGTGAAAGCCAAAATCATATTACGACAATCGATCCCAACAATTCAGACTTCGACTTACAAATTGATCGACAAATAAGTCAGTCATGGACTGGAGAATTAAGAGGAGAAATAACTCCTAATTGGTGGTTATATGGATTTTATACTTATACCGATGCTCAAGTCATTGCAGATCGAAATATCCCAATCGGGAATTTAGTAGCAGGGGTAGCACCTCATCGGGGTGGTTTTTGGACTAGCTATCAAATTTCCGAAGGTACATGGCGAGGTTTAGGTTTTGGTGGAGGAATTGTTATTCAAAGCGATCGCCCAGGAGATGCTCAAAATAGTTTTTATTTTCCTAGCTGCCTACAAACTGATTTAGCGATTTTTTATACTCAAAATAATTTTAAAGCTGCAATCAGCCTACAGAATATTTTTGATGCAGGGGTAGAAGATGAAGAAATCACGCCTCAAACGATTATTGGTACGGCTTTATGGGAGTTTTAA
- a CDS encoding iron(III) dicitrate-binding periplasmic protein, whose protein sequence is MSKLRPLLIIGICTLVLIVACGRSPDSVKSDRATAVNSESCRLVQHEMGETEVCGQPQKVAALSPHILDSMLALGVQPMAYAETENLKIQTYDNPSKQIPYIGKWVTTQPIGLGDRKSPSLERLALLKPDLILGEQWLHQEEYSLLSQIAPTLLFSDEQADGQQVWQQDIKGIARALGRESQAEELLAAFDQQISQARKALQPVLQAYPSVFLINSNLTTYVASTPKSTTGRLLKEIGFEIVQPSGVQDYAEISFEILPNVETDIILVLSSTDESLFNPEKVVRERWAKNPLLNSMSVFQQDRVFFVDYQLWGSSIRGPLTDKLILEALPDLLLTTIKPNS, encoded by the coding sequence ATGTCTAAACTACGCCCGTTACTGATTATCGGAATCTGTACCTTAGTTCTCATCGTAGCTTGCGGTCGCTCTCCTGATTCTGTAAAGAGCGATCGCGCTACGGCGGTTAATTCAGAATCCTGTCGTTTAGTTCAACACGAGATGGGAGAAACAGAAGTTTGTGGACAACCGCAGAAAGTTGCTGCCCTTAGTCCTCATATTTTAGATAGTATGTTGGCATTGGGAGTTCAGCCGATGGCTTATGCTGAAACAGAGAATTTAAAAATTCAAACCTACGACAATCCTTCAAAACAGATTCCCTATATCGGCAAATGGGTAACGACACAGCCAATCGGATTAGGCGATCGCAAATCCCCCTCCCTCGAACGTCTTGCTTTACTCAAACCAGATTTAATCTTGGGAGAACAATGGTTGCACCAGGAAGAATATTCTCTACTTTCTCAAATTGCACCTACTTTACTTTTTAGTGACGAACAAGCAGATGGACAACAAGTCTGGCAGCAAGACATCAAAGGAATTGCTCGTGCTTTAGGTCGAGAAAGTCAAGCAGAAGAACTGTTAGCAGCTTTTGACCAGCAAATTTCTCAAGCTCGTAAGGCACTGCAACCTGTTTTACAAGCTTATCCTAGTGTGTTTTTGATTAATTCTAATTTAACTACCTACGTTGCTTCTACACCGAAAAGCACTACAGGAAGATTATTAAAAGAAATTGGCTTTGAAATTGTTCAACCATCAGGAGTTCAAGACTATGCTGAAATTTCCTTTGAAATATTACCCAATGTTGAAACAGATATTATTTTAGTTTTATCTTCGACTGATGAAAGTTTATTCAATCCTGAAAAAGTTGTTAGGGAAAGATGGGCTAAAAATCCTTTACTCAATTCAATGTCAGTTTTTCAGCAAGATCGAGTATTTTTTGTCGATTATCAACTCTGGGGTAGTAGTATTCGAGGACCATTAACCGACAAACTGATCTTAGAAGCCTTACCCGATCTACTGTTAACAACTATAAAACCAAATAGTTAA
- a CDS encoding MazG family protein, whose amino-acid sequence MVESQETMLSVQTSTLVALKELIEVVAKLRSPDGGCPWDLAQTPESLTPYIIEEAYETVDAITSGEPIAIAEELGDLLLQVVLQAQIAQEYQHFTLQEVAQGITEKLIRRHPHVFGEVEVNSVDEVHQNWEQIKAAEKGETPEQAQLLSRKLHRYARSLPPLMAGMKISKKAAAAGFEWDNAEGVWEKFDEELAEFEEAIDLGDKEHQQAELGDLLFTLINIARWYGLDPSAALQGTNQRFIQRLAMMESVAEMPLEDYNITELESLWQRAKAQLAQ is encoded by the coding sequence ATGGTTGAATCACAGGAAACAATGCTATCAGTACAAACATCTACATTAGTTGCTTTAAAAGAATTGATTGAAGTAGTAGCTAAATTACGATCGCCTGATGGTGGTTGTCCTTGGGATTTAGCACAAACGCCTGAAAGCTTGACACCTTATATAATTGAAGAAGCTTATGAAACGGTAGATGCGATTACTTCGGGTGAACCAATAGCGATCGCGGAAGAGTTAGGCGATTTATTGTTACAAGTAGTCTTACAAGCACAAATTGCTCAAGAATATCAGCATTTTACTTTACAAGAAGTTGCTCAAGGTATTACTGAAAAGTTAATCCGTCGCCATCCTCATGTTTTTGGTGAGGTGGAAGTTAACAGTGTGGATGAAGTTCATCAAAATTGGGAACAAATCAAAGCAGCGGAAAAAGGAGAAACTCCCGAACAAGCACAATTACTCAGTAGAAAGTTGCATCGTTATGCTCGTAGTTTACCACCTCTGATGGCAGGGATGAAAATATCCAAAAAAGCTGCTGCTGCTGGCTTTGAATGGGATAATGCTGAAGGAGTATGGGAAAAGTTTGACGAAGAATTAGCTGAATTTGAAGAAGCGATCGATTTAGGCGATAAAGAACATCAACAGGCAGAATTAGGAGATTTATTATTTACTCTAATTAATATCGCTCGTTGGTATGGACTAGATCCTTCTGCAGCTTTACAAGGAACGAATCAACGTTTTATTCAAAGACTCGCGATGATGGAGTCAGTTGCAGAAATGCCTTTAGAAGATTACAACATTACAGAATTAGAGTCTCTTTGGCAGCGAGCTAAAGCTCAATTAGCACAATAA
- a CDS encoding ferrichrome iron receptor: MKIFELKQKKAIANAIRFSLIAIVPLSIESVSAEVLSENQINSGNSQVSRQLLEKTKNRNPDESLQAISLSAKDLLVQRENGGIAEVTGVQINQTDNGLELILETPSRQQLVPLILPEGKDLVIDILNATLGFSLRNGFKEENPAPGISQITVTKVNESSIQVRITGTQQVPSAEVISNQDNLVLGVTPDGATAQQTPDEEIEIIATGEAQEDDYFVPDAGITRTDTPIIDTPGTIQVIPRQVIEDQGTIELRDALSRNAVGVVTNSPPRSNFNNVLIRGFDVSSNFLRNGLSESFFTLTPPRDLNNIERLEVLSGPASVIGGQISPGGIVNVVTKQPLSSPFYELSASYGSFESVEGAFDFSGSLNESKTVAYRLNTSIYHSDTLIDIDEVDIEEFSIAPVLSWQIGEQTKINFEGLYLNSRTPQRLGLPAQGTVLDNPNGEIPRDQFVGEPNFDGNDRKITQIGYDLEHSFNDDWSLRHAFRYTNFQNEQREAFVNAIQDDLRTLERSGDLFIDDINNYQTTAYLTGKFKTGGINHDLLAGIDYVFEEDYFESEFFEAENIDLFEPVYAGGVGAAFEDSLGRIRDTNQGVGIYLQDQIKFFDDRLIVVLGGRVDFVSSSSEDLLDQASEEASQDDTAFSPRVGVVYKIADNVSLYGSFSRSFEQVTGVTATNEVFEPSRGTQYEIGVKANWLDNRLFTTLAFYDLTLSNLTTSDPNNPQFEIQTGEQNSKGIELQTVGEILPGWNIIANYAYTDAKITEDNIFTVGNSLANVPENTVSLWNTYTIPEGNLSGLGFGFGLLYVGEREGDLDNSFQIGDYLRTDAAIYYRREQLKLALNFQNLFDVDYIEVSDDDLRVYPGDPFTVLFSASYEF; this comes from the coding sequence ATGAAGATTTTTGAGTTGAAACAAAAAAAAGCAATCGCAAACGCTATAAGATTTAGTTTAATTGCTATAGTTCCTTTATCAATTGAATCTGTGAGTGCGGAGGTACTTTCAGAAAATCAAATTAATTCTGGCAACAGCCAAGTCTCAAGGCAGTTACTTGAGAAAACAAAAAATCGTAACCCAGATGAGTCATTACAAGCTATTTCTTTGAGTGCTAAAGATTTACTAGTTCAAAGAGAAAATGGAGGTATTGCCGAGGTAACAGGAGTACAAATTAACCAAACCGATAATGGCTTGGAATTGATACTGGAAACCCCATCCAGACAACAGTTAGTACCATTAATTCTTCCTGAAGGAAAAGATTTAGTTATCGATATCTTGAACGCAACGTTAGGATTTTCCCTCAGAAACGGATTTAAAGAAGAAAATCCCGCACCAGGAATTAGTCAAATAACGGTAACCAAAGTAAATGAAAGCAGTATTCAAGTTAGGATTACTGGAACACAACAAGTACCAAGTGCAGAAGTAATTTCTAACCAAGATAATTTAGTTTTAGGTGTGACTCCTGACGGAGCAACGGCGCAACAAACACCAGATGAAGAGATTGAAATTATTGCCACTGGGGAAGCTCAAGAGGATGATTACTTTGTTCCCGATGCAGGGATTACCCGTACCGATACCCCAATTATTGATACTCCTGGAACTATTCAAGTAATACCTCGTCAAGTCATTGAAGACCAGGGAACGATTGAATTACGTGATGCCTTATCAAGAAATGCGGTGGGTGTGGTTACTAATAGTCCGCCCAGGTCAAACTTTAATAATGTCTTGATTCGCGGTTTTGATGTCTCTTCAAACTTTTTGAGAAATGGACTTTCCGAATCGTTTTTTACCCTTACACCACCAAGAGATTTAAATAATATCGAGCGACTAGAAGTTTTGTCAGGACCTGCTTCTGTAATCGGAGGTCAAATTTCTCCAGGAGGCATTGTCAATGTTGTAACCAAACAACCTCTATCATCTCCTTTCTACGAATTATCGGCTAGCTATGGCAGTTTTGAGAGTGTTGAAGGTGCATTCGATTTTTCTGGTTCACTCAACGAAAGTAAAACAGTAGCTTACCGATTAAATACTTCTATTTATCACTCTGATACCTTAATTGATATAGATGAGGTTGATATTGAAGAATTTTCGATTGCCCCAGTCCTCAGTTGGCAAATTGGTGAGCAAACAAAAATCAACTTTGAAGGACTATATCTTAACTCGCGGACTCCCCAACGTTTGGGATTACCAGCCCAAGGAACAGTGTTAGATAATCCTAATGGTGAAATTCCTAGAGATCAATTTGTTGGAGAACCGAATTTTGATGGCAATGATCGCAAAATTACCCAAATTGGATACGATCTAGAGCATAGTTTTAACGACGATTGGTCGTTGCGTCATGCTTTTCGTTACACTAATTTTCAAAATGAGCAAAGGGAAGCATTTGTTAATGCTATTCAAGATGATTTAAGAACTCTAGAACGTTCTGGCGATTTATTCATTGACGATATTAATAATTATCAAACTACCGCTTATCTGACTGGTAAATTTAAGACTGGTGGAATCAATCACGATTTATTGGCAGGTATCGATTATGTCTTTGAAGAAGATTATTTTGAGTCTGAATTTTTTGAAGCAGAAAATATAGATTTGTTTGAACCAGTTTATGCAGGTGGGGTAGGAGCAGCTTTTGAGGATTCTTTAGGTAGAATCAGGGATACAAATCAAGGAGTAGGAATTTATTTACAAGACCAAATCAAATTTTTTGACGACCGCTTGATCGTGGTTCTTGGTGGAAGAGTCGATTTTGTTAGTAGTTCATCAGAAGACTTACTCGATCAAGCTTCCGAAGAAGCATCTCAAGACGATACCGCCTTTAGCCCTAGAGTAGGAGTTGTGTATAAAATTGCTGATAATGTTTCTCTCTACGGCAGTTTTAGTCGCTCTTTTGAACAGGTAACAGGAGTAACTGCTACTAATGAAGTTTTTGAACCTTCTCGCGGAACTCAATATGAAATTGGAGTCAAGGCTAACTGGCTAGATAATCGCTTGTTTACAACTTTAGCTTTTTATGACTTAACCCTTTCCAACTTAACTACATCAGACCCTAACAATCCTCAATTTGAAATTCAAACAGGAGAACAAAACAGCAAAGGAATTGAATTGCAAACAGTAGGAGAAATCTTGCCTGGTTGGAATATCATTGCCAATTATGCCTATACCGATGCCAAAATTACCGAAGACAATATTTTTACAGTGGGTAACTCTTTGGCTAATGTTCCCGAAAACACTGTAAGTTTGTGGAATACCTATACAATTCCCGAGGGTAATTTGTCTGGTTTAGGATTTGGTTTTGGTTTGTTGTATGTTGGAGAAAGAGAAGGAGATTTAGATAACTCTTTTCAGATTGGTGATTATTTGAGAACCGATGCAGCTATTTATTATCGTCGGGAACAATTGAAGCTTGCGCTCAATTTTCAAAATCTATTTGATGTAGACTACATTGAAGTTTCAGACGACGATCTCAGAGTTTACCCAGGTGATCCTTTTACAGTGCTATTTTCTGCCTCTTATGAGTTTTAG